CAATTAACGTTTAGGTTTCTTTCCTCAGTTcctattctggaaaaaacaaacaaacaaacaaaggaactGAAAAGACTAGAAGGCTcccttttttaaatgaaatgcaaaaaaaaaaaaccaaaaaaccaaacattGGCTTAATTCCACATTaccaaattaatatttattgttagTCTGTTAAACTAACATCAATTTATACACATCATGGTACACTGTAAAACAAAACGTTTAACTCTTGTGCCAGTTATTCTGTCTCAGAAAGCAAATGACCTGCAAAGTGGATCACACTGGATTACAAGTGTCACCAGCATCCCTTTGGAAACGTGATAATGTTGTACAAAGACATcccaaatccaacagcacacgCTGCAGCCAAAACCCTTTCTATAGACCTGAAAAGTCTTTTGGACGTATTCGATGGCAACAAGTATCAGGCAAAGAGCCGGTTCCGATTTGCTGACATTCTGCTGTGCCTTCAACGAGTCAGCTTTGCCAGGCGCGCCATCCAAGTCCTTCGGTCTGGGGACGCGCATAACCAGGACAGAAACGGTCAAACGCGACGTCAAAGCCTGAAGACTGAGGTCTGTTCCCTCGCTGCTGGCACCCCGTTAAGTTCTCGCCCCATGGGCCACCGGACTTCCAGGCTCTTCAGAACGATCGCTGGGCTCCGGTACCTCTTCTTCCAACATCCGTCCCAACCACCGGTCCGCGCTGGTCTCCTGTCTAAAAAAGCACCAGATGACCAGAACCATGAGGCACAAGCTGAAGGGCAGCACCCTCGACCAGGGCCGCTGCTGCTCACTTCCTAGGGAGTGCTTCACTGTCCAGCGGAACGGGATGGCTTTGCTGGAGGAAAACTGAAGGGGGCGGTCAGGGTCAACCTCTTCCTCACCCTCGGCCGCGGGCTGGGCACGAGCCCGGCCACCGGGCGGAGGATGCAGACTTCGGAAAGGCCAGCGCACGAGCTTCAGTACCCGGAGGGCCCTGGAAGAGAGAGAACAGTGAGCGCACCCGCCCGCCGTTCTCACCCTAGGTCCCGCCGAGACCGCGCGGACCTCACCCAGCAGCCGGCGCCCGCAGCACGCAGCTCATCGCGACCCCGGCTCCGCATTCGGCGCCGCCGCGCGCAGCGTGGCGTCACTTCCGTCGCGCGAAGCCGGAAGCCGCGCGCTGTTCCTGGCCTCCGCTCACGACTACAGAACGTGGACCCACTCGCGCAACGGAAATGACTCACGTCCTCAGGCGGCCTCTTTCGTCGTAGACCCGCCCCCGGCCGGCCGCGCTGGCATGCCGGGAAATGTAGTTCGCCGCCGGTCCTAAGAGGAACTAGCGGGCAGGTTCCTAGGCTTCCGCGCCGGGCTTGAGGCCGGCCGACGGGGACGGGATGCTGGCGTCGTCCTCCGACGAGCTCGCATCAGCGCGGGTCTCA
The sequence above is a segment of the Orcinus orca chromosome 16, mOrcOrc1.1, whole genome shotgun sequence genome. Coding sequences within it:
- the LOC101284079 gene encoding protein CCSMST1, producing MSCVLRAPAAGALRVLKLVRWPFRSLHPPPGGRARAQPAAEGEEEVDPDRPLQFSSSKAIPFRWTVKHSLGSEQQRPWSRVLPFSLCLMVLVIWCFFRQETSADRWLGRMLEEEVPEPSDRSEEPGSPVAHGART